The Ruficoccus amylovorans genome has a segment encoding these proteins:
- the ftsY gene encoding signal recognition particle-docking protein FtsY: MASFFSRFKEGLKKTTPTFYKIFGKVGGIFSGKKLDASSLDELEEALYGADFGVETATEIIEEIQAAYKQDKSLRGQDAARIGATVLKRVLAGAEFSTDFRAHNPEVICLIGVNGSGKTTTAAKLAWRFKEEGRGVTLGACDTFRAAANEQIKTWADRLGLDLVASQHKADAAAVAFDAWQAANSRHRDILILDTAGRLHTKSNLMEELKKIRRVLQKHDETAPHHAWLVVDGSLGSNSIEQARVFHEAFGLTGLIITKLDGTSRGGALVGIYRELGIPIAYVGLGEQKEDLQPFSVENYVNAIFGIEE, translated from the coding sequence ATGGCTTCATTTTTTTCGCGATTCAAGGAAGGTCTGAAGAAGACCACGCCGACCTTTTACAAGATATTTGGTAAGGTCGGGGGGATTTTCAGCGGCAAAAAGCTCGACGCGTCCAGCCTGGACGAACTTGAGGAGGCGCTCTACGGGGCGGACTTCGGGGTGGAGACGGCGACCGAGATCATCGAGGAAATTCAGGCCGCCTACAAGCAGGACAAATCCCTGCGCGGCCAGGACGCCGCCCGCATCGGCGCGACCGTGCTCAAGCGCGTGCTCGCCGGGGCCGAGTTCTCGACCGACTTCCGCGCCCATAACCCCGAGGTCATCTGCCTGATCGGGGTCAACGGCTCGGGCAAGACCACCACCGCGGCCAAGCTCGCCTGGCGTTTCAAGGAAGAGGGGCGGGGCGTCACCCTGGGGGCCTGTGACACCTTCCGCGCCGCCGCCAACGAGCAGATTAAGACCTGGGCCGACCGGCTCGGACTCGACCTGGTGGCGAGCCAGCACAAGGCCGATGCCGCCGCCGTCGCCTTCGACGCCTGGCAGGCCGCCAATTCGCGTCACCGGGACATTCTGATCCTCGACACGGCGGGCCGCCTACACACCAAGAGCAATCTGATGGAGGAGCTGAAAAAAATCCGCCGCGTCCTGCAAAAGCACGACGAGACAGCCCCGCACCACGCCTGGCTGGTGGTGGACGGCTCCCTCGGCTCGAACTCCATCGAGCAGGCCCGCGTGTTCCATGAGGCCTTCGGGTTGACCGGGCTCATCATCACCAAGCTGGACGGCACCAGCCGGGGCGGCGCGCTTGTGGGGATCTACCGTGAGCTGGGCATCCCCATCGCCTACGTCGGCCTGGGCGAGCAAAAGGAAGATCTCCAACCCTTCTCTGTCGAGAACTACGTCAACGCCATCTTCGGCATCGAGGAGTAG